From the Penicillium oxalicum strain HP7-1 chromosome V, whole genome shotgun sequence genome, one window contains:
- a CDS encoding HD domain-containing protein — translation MGSNTPQWTPQTVLSTVPHPPEENTSSPIPFFHLLERLKTTKREGWRRFGINGESISDHMYRMSIMTMFAPPELASRLNIPHCTKMALIHDMAESLVGDITPVDKDVTKTEKARREAATMDYITETLLGKVPGGALSAQEIKRVFQEYEDNVTLEAQFVHDIDKMELLLQMVEYERSHEIDLSEFAWVASRVQLPEIKIWAEQVVAERPKRA, via the exons ATGGGTTCAAACACGCCCCAATGGACCCCGCAGACCG TGCTGTCTACTGTCCCCCACCCCCCAGAGGAGAACACAAGCTCACCCATTCCCTTTTTCCACCTGCTCGAGCGACTGAAGACCACTAAGCGCGAGGGCTGGCGCCGATTTGGAATCAATGGCGAGTCCATCTCTGACCACATGTACCGCATGTCAATCATGACGATGTTTGCCCCGCCAGAGCTGGCCTCGCGCCTCAACATCCCCCACTGCACCAAGATGGCGCTCATTCACGATATGGCCGAGTCCCTCGTTGGCGACATCACCCCCGTTGACAAAGACGTGACCAAGACCGAGAAGGCTCGTCGGGAGGCGGCGACGATGGATTACATTACGGAGACGCTTTTGGGCAAGGTTCCTGGCGGTGCCCTGTCTGCACAGGAGATCAAGCGCGTGTTCCAGGAGTATGAGGATAATGTCACTCTCGAGGCCCAATTTGTGCACGACATTGACAAAAtggagcttcttcttcaaatgGTGGAGTACGAACGATCTCATGAAATCGATCTGAGCGAGTTTGCGTGGGTTGCCAGCCGTGTGCAGCTACCAgagatcaagatctgggCCGAGCAGGTTGTGGCGGAACGCCCCAAGAGAGCTTGA
- a CDS encoding ADP-ribose diphosphatase — protein MSSVKSASAPIYFGSFLVTPQVFHQTPLSFALVNLKPILPGHVLVSPRRVVPRVSDLTPAETSDLFLTVRRVGRMIEQYYGAASLNIAVQDGVHAGQSVPHVHAHIIPRKPADLDPTDAVYDMLDGEEGDVGKALREVQAGFPSDPERKQSRSRFPAVDNEERKPRTAEEMRIEAEFLRREMEKEDLD, from the exons ATGTCCTCGGTCAAAAGCGCTTCGGCGCCAATTTATTTTGGCTCCTTCTTGGTAACTCCCCAA GTCTTCCACCAAACGCCGCTTTCCTTTGCCCTCGTGAATTTGAAGCCAATCCTGCCCGGTCATGTCCTAGTCTCACCTCGTCGAGTCGTGCCACGGGTCTCAGACCTCACCCCAGCCGAAACGAGCGACTTGTTCCTGACAGTCCGACGTGTCGGCCGCATGATTGAGCAGTACTACGGCGCTGCGAGCCTCAATATTGCCGTCCAAGATGGTGTCCATGCTGGTCAGAGCGTGCCGCATGTTCATGCACACATCATCCCTCGCAAGCCTGCGGATCTGGACCCAACAGATGCCGTCTATGACATGCTGGATGGCGAGGAAGGCGATGTAGGTAAGGCGCTTCGGGAAGTGCAGGCAGGTTTTCCTTCCGATCCTGAGCGTAAACAGAGTCGCTCGCGATTTCCGGCGGTTGATAATGAGGAGCGCAAGCCTCGTACTGCGGAAGAGATGAGAATTGAGGCTGAGTTCTTGCGtcgggagatggagaaggaggaccTGGACTAG
- a CDS encoding COBW domain-containing protein 1, producing the protein MNTHIEDDDAPPDLVDVTTMSANPDSVKEEESTPRVPITLVTGYLGAGKTTLLNHILTEKHGKKIAVIMNEFGDSSDIEKPLTVNEGGQEVTEWMEVGNGCICCSVKDTGVMALESLMERKGTFDYILLETTGLADPGNIAPVFWMDEGLGSSIYLDGIVTLVDAKNILRLLDEPAPEEKADAHNEGEHDHGSGPILSMAHMQVSHADVIILNKTDLVTPEELEVVRDRISAINSVAKVHVTDHSRTPQIEGVVLDLHAYDHLDDLDFSRKGHSHMDPAISTIAVTIPPIAADQVPRVDSWLQSVLWESALPQPAMGSTESHPLQFEIHRLKGILRLQDGSSRIIQAVRDVFEIRDAETTKDDGKPSQALCKIVLIGRGLGPTIDPWKESLESFIRR; encoded by the exons ATGAATACTCACATCGAAGACGACGATGCACCTCCAGACTTGGTTGATGTGACGACAATGTCAGCAAACCCGGATTccgtgaaggaggaggaatcaaCACCCCGGGTCCCTATTACTTTGGTGACAG GATACCTGGGCGCAGGAAAAACAACCTTGTTGAATCATATTCTGACAGAAAAGCACGGCAAGAAAATTGCCGTCATCATGAATG AATTTGGGGATT CCTCGGATATCGAAAAGCCATTGACTGTAAACGAAGGTGGCCAAGAAGTCACTGAATGGATGGAAGTTGGAAATGGATGCATCTGCTGCTCAGTCAA AGACACGGGCGTCATGGCTCTCGAGTCTCTCATGGAGCGCAAAGGAACATTCGACTATATTCTGCTCGAGACCACTGGCCTGGCAGATCCAGGCAACATCGCCCCGGTCTTCTGGATGGATGAAGGGCTGGGGAGTTCTATCTATCTAGATGGAATTGTCACACTTGTGGATGCAAAGAACATCCTGCGGTTGCTAGATGAGCCTGCGCCAGAGGAAAAGGCAGACGCTCACAACGAAGGGGAACACGATCATGGCTCTGGGCCTATTTTATCAATGGCGCATATGCAGGTCTCACACGCCGATGTGATCATACTCAACAAGACCGACCTTGTTACTCCTGAGGAGTTGGAAGTCGTTCGAGATCGAATCTCGGCAATCAACAGCGTTGCAAAGGTCCATGTGACAGATCACAGTCGAACCCCCCAGATCGAAGGTGTGGTGCTGGATTTGCATGCTTACGATCATTTGGACGATCTGGATTTCAGCAGGAAAGGTCACAGCCATATGGACCCG GCCATCTCGACCATTGCAGTCACGATTCCCCCCATTGCAGCTGACCAAGTACCACGAGTCGACAGTTGGTTGCAATCTGTTCTATGGGAGTCAGCTTTACCCCAGCCAGCAATGGGATCGACAGAGTCACATCCTCTTCAATTTGAGATCCATCGTCTGAAAGGCATACTGCGTCTTCAGGATGGATCAAGTAGAATCATTCAGGCGGTCCGGGAtgtctttgaaatcagagaTGCTGAGACCACCAAGGATGATGGAAAGCCATCCCAAGCTCTGTGCAAGATCGTTTTGATTGGCAGGGGCTTGGGACCGACCATTGATCCATGGAAAGAAAGTCTCGAGTCTTTTATTCGCAGATGA